The sequence TCTTCCCGCTGATGCCCGTGTGGGAAAACATCGCCTTCGGGCTTGAGGCGCGTGGCGTCTCCAAGACCGAGCGCCGCAAGAAGGCCGACGAACTCCTGAAGTTGATCGCTCTGGATGGTTTTGGCGACCGCATGCCGGGCGAACTTTCCGGCGGCCAGCGCCAGCGCGTCGCCATTGCCCGCGCGCTCGCGGTCGAGCCGCAGGTGCTTCTGCTCGACGAACCCTTGTCCGCGCTCGATTTGAAGCTGCGCCAGCACATGCGCGCCGAGCTTCGCGCTCTTCAAAAGCGCACCGGCGTCACCTTCATCTACATCACGCACGACCAGTCCGAGGCGCTCGCCATGTCGGACCGCGTGGCGGTGATGAGCGCCGGCGTGGTGCAGCAGGTGGGCGCGCCACGCGAGCTTTACGACAATCCGGCCACACCCTTCGTCGCCACCTTCGTTGGCGAGACCAACGCGCTCTCCTGCACGGTCAAGGGCATCGACAACGGCATCGCCACGGTGGAAACCGCCCATGGCACGCTGACTGGCCGCGCCGGTGACGGCCTTTCGGGCGGCGTGGCGGCAAAGCTCTATGTGCGGCCTGAAGCGTTGAAGCCGAAAGGTGGTGTAAACCGCCTTGCCGCCACCATCGAGCGCATCGATTTCGAGGGCGCTTTTGCGCTCGCGCATGGCGTTGCCGAAGACGGCACACCGCTGGTGGCCTCCATCGCCAGCACCGAGCTCGCCACGGCTCCCGCCATCGGCGAAAAATCCGGCTTCGGCTTTGAAAGCGCGAATGCGGTGGTGCTGCCCGATGTCTGATCTGTATCGACGTTTCGGCGGCGGGCTTGGCACGCTGTTTCTGGCGCTGGTCGGCGCATGGCTTGCCGGCATGGTGCTCGCGCCCAATGTCATGATGATCGACTATGCGCTGCGGCCCAATCTTCCGCCGTCGCAGCTTGGCGGGCCGAACGATGTCTATTCGCTCGACAACATTCTCTATCTCGCCAATGAGGGCGTTCACCGCGCGATCTTTTTCAAGACCGTGTGGGCGAGCGCGCTTGTCGCCTTCATCACCTTTCTGGTGTGCTATCCCATGGCGTTCTGGCTTGCCCAGCACGCGACGGTGAACCAGACGGCGGTGGTGCTTCTGGCCCTCACCATACCGTTCTGGATCAACGAGGTCTTGCGCACGCTCGCTTGGTATATCCTGCTCGCGTTTCGCGGCCCGCTGAATGCCTTCCTGCTTTCGCTCGGCGTCATCGACGAACCGGTGCGCTGGTATGGCGATGGCGGTGTTCTGGCCGGCATGACCTATGCCTACATCCTGTTCATGCTGTTCCCGATCTACAACGCCATTGAATCGCTCGACAAATCGCAGATCGAGGCCGCGCGCGACCTCGGCGCCTCCACCTGGCGCATTCACTGGCGGGTGGTCATCCCGCACGCCAAGGCGGGCATCGCCACGGGCTGCGTCTTCACCTTCATGCTCGCCGCCGGCAGCTATGTGGCCCCTGCCCTTCTCGGCGCACCGGGCAGCCGCTGGTTCACCGAAATCATCTACAACTGGTTCTTCGAGGGCGGCGACTGGAACCGCGGCGCTGCCTACGCGCTGGTTCTTCTGGTTCTGTGCCTTGCAGTGGTGCTCGTCACGCTGCGCATTGCCCGCGTGAGCCTGACGGA comes from Nitratireductor kimnyeongensis and encodes:
- a CDS encoding ABC transporter permease — encoded protein: MSDLYRRFGGGLGTLFLALVGAWLAGMVLAPNVMMIDYALRPNLPPSQLGGPNDVYSLDNILYLANEGVHRAIFFKTVWASALVAFITFLVCYPMAFWLAQHATVNQTAVVLLALTIPFWINEVLRTLAWYILLAFRGPLNAFLLSLGVIDEPVRWYGDGGVLAGMTYAYILFMLFPIYNAIESLDKSQIEAARDLGASTWRIHWRVVIPHAKAGIATGCVFTFMLAAGSYVAPALLGAPGSRWFTEIIYNWFFEGGDWNRGAAYALVLLVLCLAVVLVTLRIARVSLTEVAK
- a CDS encoding ABC transporter ATP-binding protein, which codes for MSHSVELDHVGVTFGTTRAVDDVSFTVEGGEFFSILGPSGCGKTTLLRVIAGFLNPTEGRILIGEKDMTPLGPNQRPTAMIFQSLALFPLMPVWENIAFGLEARGVSKTERRKKADELLKLIALDGFGDRMPGELSGGQRQRVAIARALAVEPQVLLLDEPLSALDLKLRQHMRAELRALQKRTGVTFIYITHDQSEALAMSDRVAVMSAGVVQQVGAPRELYDNPATPFVATFVGETNALSCTVKGIDNGIATVETAHGTLTGRAGDGLSGGVAAKLYVRPEALKPKGGVNRLAATIERIDFEGAFALAHGVAEDGTPLVASIASTELATAPAIGEKSGFGFESANAVVLPDV